Proteins encoded together in one Streptomyces roseifaciens window:
- a CDS encoding type I polyketide synthase, with product MLSEGIPSTNAVAIVGISCRLPGAPDPDAFWQLLENGRSAVTGPPADRLREGALPAAGGFLDRVDGFDPDFFGISPREAAAMDPQQRLLLELGWEALEDAGIAPPALAGSAAGVFVGAIAHDYATLVHRDGGAITRHTLTGLSRGMLANRISYTLGLRGPSLTVDTAQSSALVAVHLAAESVRRGECSVAIAGGVNLIITPESTLSVSEFGGLSPDGRCYTCDARANGYVRGEGGGLVVLKPLSAALADGDPVYCVVRGSAINNDGATDGLTVPSGEAQRAVLRRAAQRAGIAPSAVQYVELHGTGTPVGDPIEAIAVGEEFGRGRSGRPLVIGSAKTNVGHLEGAAGVVGLLKAALSLRHRKIPASLNFDTPNPRIPFDELNLAVARTTGAWPSPDRELVAGVSSFGMGGANCHVLLSTPALAAEPPATGGGQDPAVLPWVLSAASADALHEQAGRLAGHVRSVPGRSALDLGYSLVRTRARLDHRAVVLGGDRTELLAGLDALAGGTPSAAVTSGRVPRGAAGGPGGTAFLFPGQGSQQAGAGRELHRDSPVFAAALDEVCARLDAHLDRPLRDLLFAEPGSADAALLDETRYTQPALFALGIALFRLAGHHGLRPDFLAGHSVGELAAAAVAGVFSLEDAALLVAARGRLMQSARRGGAMVAIQADEGEVAPLVAAQAGLLSVAAVNGPGAVVVAGDADAAAELAARFTALGRKTRRLRVSHAFHSPHMDSVVDEFRSVAAGVTFGEPRIPVLSNVTGLPAGERLTTADYWAEHIRRPVRFSDSVAYLDRAGVTGFLELGPSGVLTAMVRQGLPSRSDRPALRAAALLRPERAEWRSVLEAFAQLEIAGSGPDWTTALGGGRRVPLPTYPFQRGSHWTTTARTTPPAPDVPAARLAPDGEAPGRSAGRTGLAARLAGLTGEQQDRLVLDLVRACAAAALGHDDPAGVAVDRTFTELGLDSLGSVEFRDRLSTAADLPLPSTLTFDHPTPLAVAAAVRAAVDGDDTPAPAARRAAVEDEPIAVVAMAGRWPGGVESPEALWELVSTGSDAVGGFPGNRGWDLDRLFDPDPDRPGTTYARRGGFLHDADLFDADFFGISPREATAMDPQQRLLLELAWETLERAGIRPAALRGSATGVFVGATQQEYGPRLADPAGDGGGHLLTGGTNSVASGRISYALGLTGPALSVDTACSSSLVAIHLAGQALHSGECDLALAGGATVMAAPGMFTEFSRQRGLAPDGRCKAFAAAADGTAWAEGAGLVLLERLSDARRNGHPVLAVVRATAVNNDGASNGLTAPNGPSQQRVIRQALERAGLQPSDVDAVEAHGTGTALGDPIEAQALLATYGAGHSAERPLWLGSLKSNIGHAQAAAGVAGVMKMTQALQHGVLPQTLHVDEPTPHVDWSGGAIALLTQAQPWPETGRPRRAAVSSFGISGTNAHLILEQPPAPAPAPAPEAGPDRPLPFVVSAKSPAALREQAARLQASVEGGSAPLPGIAQALATTRTAFEYRAAVVAGSRHELLAGLASLVQDGTAPHVVRGAAAKEGKVAFVFTGQGSQRAGMGRELYETSAVFATELEKVWAEFDRHLDRPLREVMFAEADAPDAGLLHETAYTQPALFALEVAQYHLLRAHGLAPDHLIGHSVGELAAAHVAGVLGLADACALVAARGRLMQELPAGGAMAAIEASEDELRPTLAEHGGAVAVAAVNSPTSTVVSGTAEQVEAVAAAWAARGRRTHSLRTSHAFHSPLMDDMLEEFAQIAGRLHYAAPAIPVISNVTGAPAADGDLTTPAYWVRHAREAVRFLDGIRALHAEGVTRYVEVGPDSVLTAMTGDCLADTDGDHVLIPTARRDLSERTALLTAVARAHVCGLPVDWPAVFGDEAGNPVGLPTYPFQRTRFWLTADAGGPVELGGAGLAAGEHPLLPGAVELPDGGWLFTGRISTATHPWLADHAVGGAVLMPGAGSVDLAAHAGARVGSPHLEELTLESPLPVPDEGAVLLRVAVRAQDATGARTVTLHSRPADGDDLPWTRHAKGVLTTVDGERHTTGTLPPADAEPLDVTDWYPRLADEGYQYGPVFQGVEAAWRHGEDTYLRIRLPEGADSRGHRVHPAVLDAALHPLVRGRGDSGSGTMLLPFAWSGVSAYAAGGTEFRARVSRTGPDTAALLITDPAGATVAAVQSLDLRSVRRDRLGAGQDPAGALFHIAWQPVEPPRHAPHRAIALLGAEEADWAASLGAGHAYSELAALQADLDSGTPVPDLVLTAVTGPVHRGGVVAEAHGATARTLALLQGWLADDRLAASRLVIVTTGAVALSCADVRALHATPVWGLVRSAQTENADRFVLLDVDDDPASHRALPAALGLDEPQLHVHGGRIRVPRLDRAGRGETLPALDSGGTVLITGANGALGGLIARHLVTAHGARHLLLASRRGGAAPAAAGLEAELRALGAEVTWAACDVADRDAVAALLGRVPTAHPLTAVVHAAGTLDDGVIGALTPERLDAVLRPKADAAWHLHELTRDTELSAFVLYSSVAGVLGTAGQANYSAANAFLDGLAEYRHALGLPATSLAWGLWDSGMGERLDPAARARMNRAGLATISPEQGPALFDAALAVDRAVVVPAPLDLAAVRAGAATGPLPPMLRGLVRTPARQAESGGAAESGGAAHLAALPEAERAAWLTGALRTRLAEVLRHESADAIDVRRGFLDMGLDSLATVELRNQVNALVGLRLPTTLLIDYPTVAALVEHLLTRIAPEPGAAAEPVRTGLDHLEDSLSVASPAERELIAARLRDLLSRYGRAEAGAPAADLETASDDEIFDLIDNELGISPIEED from the coding sequence ATGCTCAGCGAGGGAATTCCGTCCACGAACGCGGTCGCGATAGTAGGGATCTCCTGCAGGCTTCCCGGAGCACCCGACCCCGACGCGTTCTGGCAATTGCTCGAAAACGGCCGCAGCGCCGTCACCGGCCCCCCGGCCGACCGCTTGCGCGAAGGCGCACTGCCGGCCGCCGGGGGATTCCTGGACCGGGTGGACGGCTTCGACCCGGATTTCTTCGGCATCTCGCCGCGCGAAGCCGCGGCCATGGACCCCCAGCAGCGCCTGCTGCTGGAATTGGGGTGGGAGGCACTGGAGGACGCCGGCATCGCGCCGCCCGCTCTTGCGGGCAGTGCGGCCGGCGTGTTCGTGGGAGCCATCGCGCACGATTACGCCACGCTGGTGCACCGCGACGGCGGCGCGATCACCCGCCACACGCTCACCGGGCTCAGCCGCGGCATGCTCGCCAACCGGATCTCGTACACCCTGGGGCTGCGCGGGCCGAGCCTCACGGTGGACACCGCTCAGTCGTCGGCCCTGGTCGCCGTGCACCTCGCGGCGGAGAGCGTCCGGCGCGGGGAGTGCTCCGTGGCGATCGCGGGCGGAGTCAACCTGATCATCACCCCGGAGAGCACGCTCAGCGTCTCGGAGTTCGGGGGCCTCTCGCCGGACGGCCGCTGCTACACCTGCGACGCGCGGGCCAACGGCTACGTGCGGGGCGAGGGCGGCGGCCTCGTCGTGCTCAAGCCGCTGTCGGCGGCACTCGCCGACGGCGACCCCGTCTACTGCGTGGTGCGCGGCAGCGCGATCAACAACGACGGTGCCACGGACGGCCTGACCGTGCCCAGCGGCGAGGCCCAGCGCGCCGTGCTGCGCCGGGCCGCCCAGCGGGCGGGCATCGCCCCCTCGGCCGTGCAGTACGTCGAACTGCACGGCACCGGCACGCCGGTCGGCGACCCGATCGAGGCGATCGCCGTGGGCGAGGAGTTCGGCCGGGGCCGGTCCGGACGCCCGCTGGTGATCGGGTCGGCCAAGACCAACGTGGGCCACCTCGAAGGCGCCGCCGGTGTCGTGGGCCTGCTCAAAGCCGCGCTGAGCCTGCGCCACCGGAAGATCCCCGCCAGCCTCAACTTCGACACCCCCAACCCGCGGATCCCCTTCGACGAGCTGAACCTGGCGGTCGCGCGCACCACCGGGGCGTGGCCGTCCCCCGACCGGGAACTGGTCGCCGGGGTCAGCTCGTTCGGCATGGGCGGCGCGAACTGCCACGTCCTGCTGTCCACCCCGGCCCTGGCCGCCGAACCGCCCGCGACCGGGGGCGGCCAGGACCCCGCCGTGCTGCCCTGGGTGCTGTCCGCGGCCAGTGCCGACGCGCTGCACGAGCAGGCCGGACGGCTCGCCGGCCACGTCCGCTCCGTACCCGGCCGCAGCGCCCTCGACCTGGGGTACTCGCTGGTGCGCACCCGCGCCCGCCTGGATCACCGGGCGGTGGTGCTCGGCGGCGACCGGACGGAGCTGCTCGCCGGGCTGGACGCCCTCGCCGGTGGCACCCCGTCCGCCGCCGTCACCAGCGGGCGGGTGCCGCGCGGCGCCGCGGGCGGGCCGGGCGGCACCGCGTTCCTGTTTCCCGGCCAGGGCAGCCAGCAGGCCGGGGCCGGGCGCGAACTCCACCGGGACAGCCCGGTGTTCGCAGCCGCCCTCGACGAGGTGTGCGCGCGGCTGGACGCGCACCTCGACCGTCCGCTGCGCGACCTGCTGTTCGCCGAGCCCGGGTCTGCCGATGCCGCGCTGCTGGACGAGACCCGCTACACGCAGCCTGCGCTGTTCGCCCTCGGCATCGCGCTGTTCCGGCTGGCCGGGCACCACGGGCTGCGGCCGGACTTCCTGGCCGGTCACTCGGTCGGCGAGCTCGCCGCCGCAGCGGTCGCAGGAGTGTTCTCCCTGGAGGACGCGGCCCTGCTGGTCGCCGCGCGGGGCAGGTTGATGCAGTCCGCGCGGCGAGGCGGGGCGATGGTCGCGATCCAGGCGGACGAGGGCGAGGTCGCGCCGCTGGTCGCCGCGCAGGCGGGCCTGTTGTCCGTCGCCGCCGTCAACGGGCCCGGTGCGGTCGTGGTGGCGGGCGACGCGGACGCCGCCGCGGAGCTCGCCGCCCGGTTCACCGCCCTGGGCCGCAAGACGCGCAGGCTGCGGGTGAGCCACGCCTTCCACTCCCCGCACATGGACTCCGTGGTCGACGAGTTCCGGTCGGTCGCGGCCGGGGTCACGTTCGGCGAGCCGCGGATCCCTGTACTGTCCAACGTGACCGGCCTCCCGGCCGGCGAACGGCTGACCACTGCGGACTACTGGGCCGAGCACATCCGCCGGCCGGTGCGGTTCAGCGACTCCGTCGCGTACCTGGACCGGGCCGGGGTCACCGGCTTCCTCGAACTCGGCCCGTCCGGCGTGCTCACCGCGATGGTCCGCCAGGGCCTCCCCTCGCGGTCGGACCGGCCCGCCCTCCGGGCCGCTGCGCTGCTGCGGCCGGAGAGGGCGGAGTGGCGCTCGGTACTGGAGGCGTTCGCACAGCTGGAGATCGCCGGCAGCGGGCCGGACTGGACCACGGCCCTGGGGGGCGGCCGCCGGGTGCCCCTGCCGACCTACCCCTTCCAGCGCGGCAGCCACTGGACGACCACCGCCCGGACGACGCCGCCCGCGCCGGACGTGCCGGCTGCCCGGCTCGCCCCGGACGGGGAGGCGCCCGGCCGCTCCGCCGGCAGGACCGGCCTGGCCGCCCGGCTGGCAGGCCTGACCGGCGAGCAGCAGGACCGGCTCGTGCTCGACCTGGTGCGCGCCTGCGCTGCGGCCGCGCTGGGCCACGACGACCCCGCCGGTGTGGCGGTGGACCGCACGTTCACCGAACTCGGGCTGGACTCGCTCGGCTCCGTGGAGTTCCGCGACCGGCTGAGCACCGCCGCGGACCTGCCCCTGCCGTCGACCCTGACGTTCGACCACCCCACCCCCTTGGCCGTGGCCGCGGCCGTGCGCGCGGCGGTCGACGGCGACGACACCCCCGCTCCGGCCGCGCGCCGGGCAGCCGTCGAGGACGAGCCGATCGCCGTCGTGGCGATGGCGGGCCGGTGGCCCGGGGGCGTGGAATCCCCCGAGGCCCTGTGGGAGCTGGTGTCCACCGGATCGGACGCCGTGGGCGGCTTCCCCGGCAACCGCGGCTGGGATCTGGACCGGTTGTTCGACCCGGATCCGGACCGGCCGGGGACGACCTACGCCCGCCGTGGCGGGTTCCTGCACGACGCCGATCTGTTCGACGCCGACTTCTTCGGGATCAGCCCGCGCGAGGCCACCGCCATGGACCCGCAGCAGCGGTTGCTGCTGGAACTGGCCTGGGAGACCTTGGAGCGCGCAGGCATCCGGCCTGCGGCCCTGCGCGGCAGCGCCACCGGGGTGTTCGTCGGCGCCACCCAGCAGGAGTACGGTCCGCGGCTGGCCGACCCGGCGGGCGACGGCGGCGGCCACCTGCTCACGGGCGGCACCAACAGTGTCGCCTCCGGCCGGATCAGCTACGCGCTCGGCCTGACCGGACCCGCCCTCTCGGTCGACACCGCCTGCTCGTCCTCGCTGGTGGCCATCCACCTGGCCGGGCAGGCCCTGCACAGCGGGGAGTGCGACCTGGCGCTCGCGGGCGGGGCCACCGTGATGGCCGCACCGGGCATGTTCACCGAGTTCTCCCGGCAGCGGGGCCTGGCGCCGGACGGCCGGTGCAAGGCGTTCGCGGCCGCGGCGGACGGCACCGCATGGGCGGAGGGAGCGGGCCTGGTGCTGCTGGAGCGCCTGTCCGACGCCCGGCGCAACGGCCACCCGGTGCTCGCGGTCGTCCGCGCCACCGCCGTCAACAACGACGGCGCGTCCAACGGGCTGACCGCGCCCAACGGGCCCTCGCAGCAACGGGTCATCCGGCAGGCCCTCGAGCGGGCCGGACTGCAGCCGTCCGACGTGGACGCGGTGGAGGCGCACGGCACCGGGACCGCGCTGGGCGACCCGATCGAGGCCCAGGCGCTGCTGGCCACCTACGGTGCGGGCCACTCCGCCGAGCGGCCGCTGTGGCTGGGCTCGCTCAAGTCCAACATCGGCCATGCACAGGCCGCCGCGGGCGTGGCCGGCGTCATGAAGATGACGCAGGCCCTGCAGCACGGCGTGCTCCCGCAGACGCTGCACGTCGACGAGCCGACCCCGCACGTCGACTGGTCCGGCGGGGCGATCGCCCTGCTCACCCAGGCGCAGCCCTGGCCGGAGACCGGCCGGCCGCGGCGCGCCGCCGTGTCCTCCTTCGGCATCAGCGGCACCAACGCCCACCTCATCCTCGAACAGCCGCCCGCGCCCGCCCCCGCCCCCGCGCCGGAGGCGGGCCCGGACCGGCCGCTGCCCTTCGTCGTGTCGGCGAAGAGCCCGGCCGCCCTGCGGGAGCAGGCCGCGCGCCTGCAAGCGTCCGTGGAGGGCGGTTCCGCGCCGCTGCCCGGGATCGCGCAGGCCCTGGCCACCACCCGGACCGCCTTCGAGTACCGGGCCGCGGTCGTGGCCGGGTCCCGCCACGAACTCCTCGCCGGCCTGGCCTCCCTGGTGCAGGACGGCACCGCGCCGCACGTGGTGCGCGGCGCAGCCGCCAAGGAGGGCAAGGTCGCCTTCGTCTTCACCGGCCAGGGCAGCCAGCGCGCGGGCATGGGCCGTGAGCTCTACGAGACCTCCGCGGTGTTCGCCACGGAGCTGGAGAAGGTCTGGGCCGAGTTCGACCGGCACCTGGACCGCCCGCTGCGCGAGGTGATGTTCGCCGAGGCGGACGCACCGGATGCCGGCCTGCTGCACGAGACGGCCTACACCCAGCCCGCCCTGTTCGCGCTGGAGGTCGCGCAATACCACCTGCTGCGCGCGCACGGACTGGCCCCGGACCACCTGATCGGGCACTCCGTCGGCGAGCTGGCCGCCGCGCACGTGGCGGGCGTGCTCGGCCTGGCCGACGCCTGCGCGCTCGTCGCCGCCCGCGGCCGGCTCATGCAGGAACTGCCCGCAGGCGGCGCCATGGCGGCCATCGAGGCGTCCGAGGACGAGCTGCGGCCCACTCTCGCCGAGCACGGGGGAGCGGTGGCCGTCGCCGCCGTCAACAGCCCCACCTCCACGGTCGTCTCCGGCACGGCCGAGCAGGTCGAGGCCGTCGCCGCGGCCTGGGCCGCACGCGGCCGCCGGACCCACTCGCTGCGCACCAGCCACGCCTTCCACTCGCCGCTGATGGACGACATGCTCGAGGAGTTCGCGCAGATCGCGGGGCGGCTGCACTACGCCGCGCCGGCCATTCCGGTGATCTCCAACGTGACCGGTGCGCCCGCGGCCGACGGCGACCTGACGACTCCCGCGTACTGGGTGCGGCACGCGCGAGAGGCGGTCCGGTTCCTCGACGGCATCCGCGCGCTGCACGCCGAAGGGGTCACCCGCTACGTGGAGGTCGGCCCGGACTCGGTGCTCACCGCCATGACCGGCGACTGCCTGGCCGACACCGACGGCGACCACGTGCTCATCCCCACGGCGCGCCGGGACCTGTCCGAGCGCACGGCGCTGCTGACCGCGGTGGCTCGCGCCCACGTGTGCGGGCTGCCCGTGGACTGGCCGGCGGTGTTCGGCGACGAGGCGGGCAACCCGGTCGGCCTGCCCACCTATCCGTTCCAGCGCACCCGCTTCTGGCTCACCGCCGACGCCGGCGGGCCGGTGGAGCTGGGCGGCGCCGGGCTGGCCGCGGGCGAGCACCCGCTGCTGCCCGGCGCGGTCGAGCTGCCCGACGGCGGGTGGCTGTTCACCGGGCGGATCTCCACCGCCACCCACCCCTGGCTGGCCGACCACGCCGTCGGCGGTGCGGTGCTCATGCCGGGGGCCGGATCCGTCGATCTGGCCGCGCACGCGGGCGCCCGGGTGGGCAGCCCGCACCTGGAGGAACTCACCCTGGAGTCACCCCTGCCGGTGCCGGACGAGGGCGCGGTACTGCTGCGGGTGGCGGTCCGCGCGCAGGACGCCACGGGCGCCCGCACGGTCACCCTGCACTCGCGCCCCGCGGACGGCGACGACCTCCCCTGGACCCGGCACGCCAAGGGCGTGCTCACCACCGTGGACGGCGAGCGGCACACGACGGGCACCCTCCCGCCCGCCGACGCGGAGCCGCTCGACGTGACCGACTGGTACCCGCGCCTCGCCGACGAGGGGTACCAGTACGGGCCGGTCTTCCAGGGGGTCGAGGCGGCCTGGCGGCACGGCGAGGACACCTACCTGCGGATCCGGCTGCCGGAGGGCGCCGACAGCCGTGGCCACCGCGTCCACCCGGCCGTGCTGGACGCGGCACTGCACCCGCTCGTGCGGGGCCGCGGCGACAGCGGTTCCGGCACGATGCTGCTCCCGTTCGCCTGGTCCGGGGTCTCCGCGTACGCCGCCGGCGGCACTGAATTCCGCGCCCGGGTGTCGCGGACCGGCCCGGACACCGCAGCACTGCTGATCACGGACCCGGCCGGGGCCACCGTGGCCGCCGTGCAGTCCCTGGACCTGCGCTCCGTACGCCGCGACCGGCTCGGTGCCGGCCAGGACCCGGCGGGCGCGCTGTTCCACATCGCGTGGCAGCCGGTCGAACCGCCGCGGCACGCCCCGCACCGCGCCATCGCCCTGCTGGGCGCCGAAGAGGCGGACTGGGCCGCATCGCTGGGCGCCGGCCACGCCTACTCCGAACTGGCCGCGCTCCAGGCGGACCTGGACTCCGGCACCCCCGTGCCGGACCTGGTGCTGACCGCCGTCACCGGCCCCGTCCACCGGGGCGGAGTCGTGGCCGAGGCACACGGGGCGACCGCCCGGACCCTGGCGCTGCTGCAGGGCTGGCTGGCCGACGACCGGCTCGCCGCGTCCCGGCTGGTGATCGTCACCACCGGTGCCGTCGCCCTGTCCTGCGCGGACGTGCGCGCCCTGCACGCCACCCCGGTGTGGGGCCTGGTGCGGTCCGCGCAGACCGAGAACGCCGACCGGTTCGTGCTCCTGGACGTCGACGACGACCCCGCCTCGCACCGCGCGCTGCCCGCCGCCCTGGGGCTCGACGAGCCGCAGTTGCACGTGCACGGCGGCCGGATCCGGGTGCCGAGGCTGGACCGGGCCGGGCGCGGCGAGACGCTGCCCGCGCTCGACTCCGGCGGCACCGTGCTCATCACCGGCGCGAACGGCGCCCTGGGCGGCCTGATCGCCCGTCACCTGGTCACCGCCCACGGCGCCCGGCACCTGCTCCTGGCCAGCCGCCGCGGCGGCGCCGCCCCTGCGGCGGCCGGTCTGGAAGCGGAGCTGCGCGCCCTCGGGGCGGAGGTCACCTGGGCGGCCTGCGACGTCGCCGACCGCGACGCGGTGGCAGCACTCCTCGGCCGGGTACCCACGGCCCACCCGCTGACCGCGGTGGTGCACGCCGCGGGCACCCTGGACGACGGCGTGATCGGCGCGCTGACCCCGGAACGCCTGGACGCGGTGCTGCGGCCCAAGGCCGACGCCGCCTGGCACCTCCACGAGCTGACCAGGGACACCGAGCTGTCCGCGTTCGTGCTGTACTCCTCGGTCGCCGGGGTCCTCGGTACGGCCGGGCAGGCCAACTACTCCGCGGCCAACGCCTTCCTCGACGGCCTCGCCGAGTACCGGCACGCACTCGGCCTGCCCGCCACCTCCCTGGCCTGGGGCCTGTGGGACAGCGGCATGGGGGAGCGGCTCGACCCGGCCGCCCGCGCCCGGATGAACCGCGCGGGCCTCGCGACGATCTCCCCCGAGCAGGGGCCGGCGCTGTTCGACGCGGCGCTGGCCGTCGACCGCGCGGTCGTGGTCCCCGCACCGCTGGACCTGGCCGCGGTGCGGGCCGGGGCGGCCACGGGTCCGCTGCCGCCGATGCTGCGGGGCCTGGTGCGCACACCGGCCCGGCAGGCGGAATCCGGCGGCGCGGCAGAGTCCGGCGGCGCCGCGCACCTCGCGGCCCTACCCGAGGCCGAGCGGGCCGCCTGGCTGACCGGGGCGCTGCGCACGCGGCTGGCCGAGGTGCTCCGTCACGAGAGCGCGGACGCGATCGACGTGCGGCGCGGGTTCCTGGACATGGGCCTGGACTCGCTGGCCACCGTCGAGCTGCGCAACCAGGTGAACGCGCTGGTCGGCCTCCGGCTGCCGACCACCCTGCTCATCGACTACCCCACCGTGGCCGCCCTGGTCGAGCACCTGCTGACCAGGATCGCGCCGGAGCCCGGCGCCGCGGCGGAACCGGTGCGGACCGGCCTGGACCACCTCGAGGACAGCCTGTCCGTCGCATCGCCCGCCGAGCGCGAACTCATCGCGGCCCGGCTGCGCGACCTGCTGAGCCGGTACGGCCGGGCCGAGGCCGGCGCGCCGGCCGCCGACCTGGAGACGGCCAGCGACGACGAGATCTTCGATCTCATCGACAACGAACTCGGCATCTCCCCCATCGAAGAGGACTGA